A window from Primulina eburnea isolate SZY01 chromosome 2, ASM2296580v1, whole genome shotgun sequence encodes these proteins:
- the LOC140823023 gene encoding LOW QUALITY PROTEIN: bifunctional D-cysteine desulfhydrase/1-aminocyclopropane-1-carboxylate deaminase, mitochondrial (The sequence of the model RefSeq protein was modified relative to this genomic sequence to represent the inferred CDS: deleted 1 base in 1 codon), protein MLLCACSANSTDRWFKISSSPSLIAHKRFPSKAIQFTLSSFSPPTISFSTKSCINMMDSVPKSQEPRFEFLTKKPYLPPSWASHLNPIPSHVFSLGHFPTPIHQWKLPNLPKNTEVYIKRDDLSGMQLSGNKVRKLEFLLADAVAQGADCIITIGGIQSNHCRATAVAAKYLNLDCYLILRTSKVLVDKDPGLSGNLLVERLVGAHIDLVSKEEYAEVGSVALTNVLKEKLLNEGRKPYVIPVGGSNSLGTWGYIEAIKEIKEQCGKGNGETVFDYIVVACGSGGTIAGLSVGCWLSDLGAKVHAYCVCDDPDYFYDYSQGLLDGLQAGVSSRDIVRIQNAKGLGYAMSSAEELKFVSDIAAATGVVLDPVYSGKAAYGMMKEMAEEPEKWEGRKILFIHTGGLLGLFDKADEMARVVGKWRRMDIHAWVPRKEGTGKMF, encoded by the exons ATGTTACTCTGCGCTTGTTCTGCGAACTCAACAGATCGCTGGTTCAAGATTTCCTCATCTCCATCGTTAATTGCTCACAAAAGATTTCCGAGCAAAGCAATCCAATTCACTCTCTCCTCGTTCTCTCCTCCCACGATCAGTTTCTCCACCAAATCGTGCATTAATATGATGGATTCTGTTCCCAAATCTCAGGAGCCCAGGTTTGAATTCCTCACCAAGAAGCCGTATCTGCCGCCGTCGTGGGCATCACACCTCAATCCCATTCCTTCTCAC GTCTTTTCACTCGGTCAC TTTCCAACTCCAATTCACCAATGGAAGCTTCCTAATTTGCCCAAGAATACCGAGGTTTATATCAAG CGTGATGATCTCTCAGGAATGCAACTAAGTGGTAACAAGGTAAGGAAACTTGAATTCTTGTTGGCAGATGCAGTGGCACAGGGTGCAGATTGTATCATAACTATTGGAGGTATACAAAGCAATCATTGCCGCGCCACTGCCGTAGCAGCCAAATATTTGAATCTTGATTGTTATCTGATACTGCGCACATCAAAG GTTCTCGTGGACAAAGATCCTGGATTGAGTGGAAACCTCTTGGTTGAACGTTTGGTTGGAGCACATATTGATCTTGTTTCGAAAGAAGAATATGCAGAAGTTGGGAGTGTA GCACTTACCAATGTATTAAAAGAAAAACTGTTGAATGAAGGGAGAAAACCATATGTGATACCTGTTGGAGGATCCAATTCATTAGGAACCTG GGGCTACATTGAAGCAATCAAAGAGATAAAAGAACAATGTGGGAAAGGGAATGGTGAAACAGTATTTGATTATATTGTTGTTGCATGTGGGAG TGGGGGCACAATTGCGGGCTTGTCTGTTGGATGTTGGCTTAGTGATCTGGGAGCTAAA GTTCACGCATATTGTGTCTGTGATGATCCAGATTACTTCTATGATTATTCCCAAGGCCTCCTTGATGGACTTCAAGCTGGTGTTAGTTCACGTGATATAGTTCGAATTCAAAAT GCCAAGGGTCTTGGTTATGCTATGAGCTCAGCCGAGGAGCTGAAATTTGTAAGTGATATTGCTGCAGCCACTGGAGTTGTCCTCGATCCAGTATACAG TGGAAAAGCAGCATATGGGATGATGAAAGAAATGGCTGAGGAACCAGAAAAGTGGGAAGGAAGAAAAATTCTCTTCATACATACTGGTGGGCTATTGGGTCTGTTTGATAAAGCCGACGAGATGGCTCGGGTAGTCGGAAAGTGGCGTAGAATGGATATTCATGCTTGGGTCCCACGGAAGGAAGGCACTGGTAAAATGTTCTGA